Part of the Cryptosporangium arvum DSM 44712 genome, GCGCCGGCAGCACGCCGCGCCCCCGCCGGATCAGGCGGAGAGGCGCGCGCGCCCCTTGAGGCGCCGTGCGGCAATGATGGCCCGCCCCGCACGCGTGCGCATGCGCAGCCGGAAGCCGTGGGTCTTCGCGCGGCGGCGGTTGTTCGGCTGGTAGGTGCGCTTGCTCACGTCGTGGTCTCCGATGCGTACT contains:
- the rpmH gene encoding 50S ribosomal protein L34, producing the protein MSKRTYQPNNRRRAKTHGFRLRMRTRAGRAIIAARRLKGRARLSA